CGCCTTTAATATATCTTTCATTTCAAACCCTCTTGCTTAAAACATTAACTTCATATTCTTTTGCGAGCTTCAGCCAATCCTCACGAACAGGAACGCCCTGCATCTCGCAGTAATAGTCCCAGACTGCCTCAGCCGGATAGGATTTTAACTCTTCCATCATTGCAAGGCGGCTGGTATAATCGCCTGAAAGCTCAAGCTTCTTAAGTTCATCAGTAGGCTCAAGCAGAGCTCTCAGCAGTGCTTTCAGCATGTTCCGAGAGCCGATAGTCCAGGCTGCTATACGATTTATGCTTCCGTCGAAAAAGTCAAGCCCGATATGCGTTCTGCCTAAAAATCCTCCGCGAACCAAAGCATATGCGATATTCTGCAGTTCGTCGTCCAAAATGACTACATGGTCGCTGTCCCATCTTACAGGACGGCTGACATGAAGCAGCAGCTCATCCGTAAAAAGCAGAACGGAAGATATTTTATCAGAAATTACCTCAGTAGGGTGAAAATGTCCCGCGTCGAGGCAGACAAGCTTGCCGTTTTTGACAGCATATCCTACACAGAATTCGTTTGAACCAACGACATAGCTTTCGGTTCCAATGCCGAAAACCTTGCTTTCAACCGCATCAACATTATACTTTTTATCAATCGGCTCGGCAAATACCTCGTCAAGCGCCTCCATCATGCGGCGGCGCGGGGCGACACGGTCGACCGGAATGTCTTTATATCCATCCGGAAACCAGAAATTAGTAACACATTTCTGTCCAAGCTCACGCCCGAAATATTCGCCGATTTTACGGCTTAATTTACAGTGACGGATCCAGAAATTACGAATCTTGTCATCTGCACTGCTGATAGTAAAACCGCTGTCAGCGAACGGATGAGAGAAACAGGTAGGATTGAAGTCCAGCCCCAAGCCGCGCTCTTTAGCCCAGCGAACCCATGTTTCAAAGTGTTTTGGCTCAAGCTCGTCAAGATCGACCTTTTCATCTGTATCCGCATAGATTGCATGCAGATTCAACTTATGTTTTCCAGGTATAAAGGACAATGCCTTGTCAAGATCCTGCCTGAGTTCATCAGGCGTGCGGGCAGCCCCAGGATAGTTGCCCGTAACCTGTATACCGCCGGTCAGCTCATTGTTAAATAAAAATCCCTTAACATCGTCGCCCTGCCAGCAGTGAAGTGAAATTTTAATGTTTTTCAGTTTTTCTATTGCACGGTCGGTGTCAACCCCGAGCCCTGCATACAGCTCACGAGCAAGTTCGTAAGCCT
This Bacillota bacterium DNA region includes the following protein-coding sequences:
- the rhaA gene encoding L-rhamnose isomerase; amino-acid sequence: MGSTQKAYELARELYAGLGVDTDRAIEKLKNIKISLHCWQGDDVKGFLFNNELTGGIQVTGNYPGAARTPDELRQDLDKALSFIPGKHKLNLHAIYADTDEKVDLDELEPKHFETWVRWAKERGLGLDFNPTCFSHPFADSGFTISSADDKIRNFWIRHCKLSRKIGEYFGRELGQKCVTNFWFPDGYKDIPVDRVAPRRRMMEALDEVFAEPIDKKYNVDAVESKVFGIGTESYVVGSNEFCVGYAVKNGKLVCLDAGHFHPTEVISDKISSVLLFTDELLLHVSRPVRWDSDHVVILDDELQNIAYALVRGGFLGRTHIGLDFFDGSINRIAAWTIGSRNMLKALLRALLEPTDELKKLELSGDYTSRLAMMEELKSYPAEAVWDYYCEMQGVPVREDWLKLAKEYEVNVLSKRV